ATACTATTACAAATTAGACGTTTGTCGCAACGAATTAAACTCAATTCAGATTCATGAGGTCgtaaatgagagagagagagagagagagagagagagagagagagagagagagagagagagagagagagagagagagagagagagagagagagagagagagagagagagagagaggggggggggagaaactTGATCGAGTGCGCAGTAATGCATATTTTCAatgagaatgagagagagagagagagagagagagagagagagaacttgATCGAATGTGCAGtaatgcatattttgatatgtcGATTTTTGATATTACTTAATATTTACAGATTCATACAGGAATGCAGCACCATGTACTAGTAGCCCAAGAACCACGATGTCTACCGTTAAAAGAAGTACTTATGCCCCAAAAGTTAAAAGAAAGTGGCTACTCAACTCACATGGTAGGAAAATGGCATTTAGGATTCTGTCACTGGAACTGTACCCCAAATCACCGTGGTTTTGATACATTCTTTGGTATGGATATCTTAATCACATTTCTCTCGTAGTAGCTATATTGGTGTTACTGCAcgcataatatatatattacacccaatctgtgaaattgcccaattcatgaaatgtgcatgtaactttgcccagttcatgaaatagtcaaccttatgcaaatgagagtatagattatgaACTAAAAGAAGCGAAATTAAATTCTTgggaagagttttgaactggggtgttgattatcgaactctattaaaaacacaagctacactgaattattataaaataagaattatgaagtgatgagtttgtaaatacatgataataaagttgtttgattcttattctattttgtgtgtgtcctataaaagatgcttatttcatgtactgggcatatcttaccatacccacttcatcacctgggcaacacgattgactatttcatgaactgggcaaattTACCTACCAATTTCATAAATtcggcaatttcacagattgggtgtaacatatacataatacactAATTTACTTGGTGTTCCCCACTTAAAGGGTTATTTTTAATTGCTGGGGGGGGGGCCTTGGCTGTGTTTCCAAGTTGAACATGTCTTTCCTCAAACTGACCCCAACGCCGATGACAAGTCAaagtaaacccccccccccgtatcgaccacattttccaaaatgaacCCCATCTCCACCCCACTCAATGCATAGTTGAGATCACTTTAAATGCAAAGTAAACAGGGTCTTATGGTGTTAGTATCTCACCATATGAATACTGTTATTTAAACGCATAGATTACTTTTGGTCTagttgttgttatctttgtacatAAATTCAACTGGAACCTGTGAAATACGTAACTGGAACCTGTGGAATACGTAACTGGAACCTGTGGAATACGTAACTGGAACCTGTGGAATACGTGATCTCCTCATGGTATCTCAGAACAACAGTATACATCCATGGGAGACTCATTACACGTAGTTAATACAATTTGTTCTTTCAAGATTGGTCATTACACATTGAACAAATGTAGACAGCAATCAACAAACCAATTTGTGATAATGGTATACTatggtacatatacatttacttcTCTGAAACAGGTTGCTGGATTGCAGTGATATTTGGTGTGGATATGCCTTAGGTccattcagatttgttcatgccaaatTAACATGTGTAATTACCTGTTTTGGCAGATGGTAATTTGTTATCGGTACAACCCACtggctggaaaaaaaatcatttttaccATGATGAACGAAAAACTATAGTAGTGAACAATTTTTACCACTCAGATCATTTTGTGGAAATTATCTTTTTAAGCCATAAGCTGATGATGAAGAGAAATGTGATGTGCATGGAATTTTTTGACTGGGTTTATAGGTGATTTATAGGTGACCCCAAACACTTTGCCACTAGGGTTATTCGTAGCATAGTTCAAATGTTTCTAGACAATGCTCATTAATACAACATCAGAGATTTACTTTGTACCATCTATgtaagaaaaatacaaaacagtGGAGCTATTTCGACTGCTAGGTCGCTTGTCTGAGATAGTTTTTGTTCTTTCCTGTAGGTTTTTACCTTGCAGGGGGCGATTACTTTCACCATACACGTAAATGCCATGGCCATAGATACGAGTGTTTTGACTTACGAGATGGCGATATAAATGTGGCACCTGACTACAGGGATCAATATTCTACAACTTTATTTGCAGAGAAGTCACAGGAAATAATACGAAAACATGATCTAGACACAGTAAGCCTgatttcagttttaaaatattctACCAATGTCCAAATGTAGCGATGAAGGTATGTCAACATGTAGCGATGAAGGTATACGTATGTCAATGTGCGTTGAAACACAGTTCACTGTATTCAATTTAAcagtaaatttcttttgtaatagtaatatgtaaGACTTGTATCCAcgcattatttatttttaaataaccCCTTTTCATTATTCGGCAATCGACGAATTTCAATAACGTATTAGTGTaattcattacattacatattttccttttataattatgttttggtTATTCACACGCAAAGGatgttaaaaatatattttttaaaccaccaccaccaccaccaccaccaccaccaccaccaccaccaccaccaccaacaacaacaacaacaacaacaacaacaacaacaacaacaacaacaacaacaacgatcgTGTGACCTTATCTTCTCGAGACAGTAATTCTATACTAAAAGTTATTCATGTTTGATTGCAGCCATTGTTTCTCTACTTATCATTCCAAGCGGTTCATGCCCCCTTACAAGTACCTACTCAATACGTCACAATGTATAAAGACAAAATTAAGGACTGGGATAGGAGGACGTACGCCGCTATGACTACATGTATGGATGAAGCTATTGGTAATGTGACCAAGACTTTGAAGGAGAAAGGTCTTTTGGAAAATAGTGTTATCGTATTCTCTACAGGTTggtgtttgaaaaaaataagtgGTCCTGGGTGCATAAACTAAATGTTGTGTCATGGTACATTTCCCCTTTCGATTGTATTGAGTAATTGAATGTATAAATTGCGTCCAGTGGCCGATGAACCCATTGCCTTTAAAGCACACTATTCTGTATCGTTACACAGTACGTGTATTttagtgacagtgacagttcACGTGATATATAGTTGCATAGACTGCGTGTATTTTAGTGACAGTTGTGATATATAGTTGCGTAGTACGTGTATTTTAGTGACAGTTCACGTGATATATAGTTGCGTAGTACGTGTATTTTAGTGACAGTTCACGTGATATATAGTTGCACAGACTGTGTGTATTTTAGTGACAGTTCACGTGATATATAGTTGGGTACTTAGTGACAGTTCACGTGATATGTAGTTGCGTAGTACGTGTATTTTAGTGACAGTTCACGTGATATGTAGTTGGGTACTTACGTGTATTTTAGTGGCAGTTCACGTGATATATAGTTGCGTACTTACGACGTGTATTTTAGTGTATAGTTCACGTAATATATTAGTGCTTTGTACGTGCATTTTGGTTTTAGGTGACGTAATATATCGTTGTGTAGTACGTGTATTTTAGTGTAtaattgatatgatatattattatGTAGTACGTGTATTTTACTTTTCAGTGTGTAGTTGACGTAATCTATCTTTAGTACATATATAGTTGACACGGTATATTGTTGTGTAGTCAATCTACAAACGTTAACTCTTTGAACTGCGGTGACCCAACAGTGAATTTTCAAATGATCTCGGTACTGCCCTGTAATATTGAATTGTTCAATGAAGGCATTGTGAGATATTATTGAAAGTGGGTTCTTAAAAGTTCTAAAgatgaatttgaatttttcaGACAACGGCGGAGCTCTTAATGCTGGGGCCAGCAATTGGCCTCTCAAAGGACAGAAGACATCTCTCTATGAGGGAGGCGTGAGAGGGGCAGCATTTGTGTGGAGTCCACATCTAAAACCGCATGTCAAAGGAAGGGTGAATAAAGAACTGTTGTCCATCGGTGATTGGTTGCCAACGTTTATACACCTGGCTGGAGGAAGTACAAATGGTACGAAACGATTAGATGGACGGAACCAATGGGATGTTATTAGGTATgcacttgtttgtttgtttgttttgttttgtttgtttgtttgtttgtttgtttgtttgtttgtttgtttgtttgtttgttgtagaGGTGTTCAGTTTATAGCTGATATTCAATGGTGTACCTCTAGTATTAACTTCCTGGAGCATAACACAAGCTGAGTCTGTACGTTAATTTTCGGGTGTAACGTTTGCTGCACCTTTAAAATGTAAGCTTACTCACAGTAAAGTACAGAAGCAAAGTTAAAtggatccgatgacgtaatttattataggtatggaaatgacgtcatttattataGGTATggaaatgacgtcatttattatatgtatggaaatgacgtcatttattataGGTATGGAAATAACAAGGAAATCCCTAGTATAAAATCATTGTAACGATGCCAGAGGACAATGTGATATAGAAATCATACATCgacattaaaggggaatgccacttcaggaaataaagatattttcattaaCTATGGATTCTGGAGGGTCATTTCATAATTGTCgctcggttgccaagaaacactaaATTGTAACTTTTTCACCTCTATTTATCTTTCAGCGGAACACCATTGCATGATGGATCTTTAGTAGACATGATTATtcattagatgaacactgaatattcctGACTCCTAAACTCGCTTACTTCCATCacataaatagtcatgaaatgactctccagaacccaaagttttaTGAacatacctttatttcctggagagGCGGGGCTAGGCGTTCTCGTTTAATATTATACTTCATATTGTAAAATCGAGGtcttatgtatgtattaagtagtataaactcagcttgtgccatttttACCCGGCAGATCTCAAACCTGTTATTCAAGTACTATACTAATACAAATTTAGGACATCATTTAGTATAGAAATATCGAGGAAACAGCTAACGACACCAGACAACGTTTTTATACCATGGAAACTGTTTAATAAATTCTCTCATCTAGGAATCGGCTCTTCTACTTGCAGGTGGATCGTACCTTTCCAGTATGATAGACCATAAACAGTAAAGATTCACAATCGCATTTCCTCTCCCATTGCTTTTAACACAGGCGCTCCCCAGGGTTGTGTTTTAAGCCCATTGTTGTATCTATGATGATAATGTAATTGTTAAGTTTGCTGATGACACTACAACAATTGGCTTGATATGTAATAACGATGAAACTGTGTACAGGGCAAAAGTAGAACTTGGTCAAATGGTGTGAAGTGAAAAATCTCGAACTCAATATAAATAAGACCAAGGAAGTAATTGTTGATTTTAGATTGTCTCGTCAACCTTATATTCCAATTAATGTAAATGGGGGCAGATGTTGAAATTATCAGATCTCACACAATTTGTCACTTTTATCTTGTGTTTTTTATCCGTCCTCTTTTATCCTTTTTTTTACTGTTCTTTAGGAGCGCTCGTGAATAAATATCTACAaagaatctgaatctgaatctgaatctgaatctgaaagTATGCATTGACTTCACATTATACTAGAGTACCGTCATGTAGCTTaaggttttatgtaaaatatttttgcCTGATTAAAACAACTTACAAACTAGGTGTATGTCACTTTAATAAAGTACACAACATCATTTATCAAATTGCATtaacttaaaataaaataacaaaataagcaTACTGTTTTATAGCTTTGATTTAAAACAACAATAGATTTAATATAGCAACGACGAAAAAAAGAAAGTGAATTCGTTTTGTTGGTGATGTCAATCAAACTGACTATACTTTTACTTTTTTTGCAGTGAAGGAAACCCATCGAACAGAAAAGAAGTGGTTCATAATCTCGATCCTTTGCGTCCCTTATCACCTGTTTACCGAGAAGACGAACCATTCCATGAATTTTCCGATTTTGATACACGCGTGTTTGCGTCAATTCGAGTGGGAAATTGGAAACTGGTGACTGGAAGTGCAGGtataatacacattttattaacagatatgaataaacattccgctacataaatgttttgattttaaatgatAATTCTGGTTACTaacagttttgaaaattttccGTCCAAAACAAATCAAGGAAAAACTTTGGGTTGAATTACAAGCGCAAAAAACGCACTCAAGTTCGCAAGAACATATTTCtgtcaaacacacacacatacacacacagacacagacacacacacacacacacacacacacacacacacacacacacacacacacacacacacttcccCTAAAATGCGTACAAGTATTTATTAATGTTGtgattttaatacattttttccTATTCTTGGTCTACCCATGCCGTCCCTCGCCcctatttctgttttgttttgttatctgTTTAAGGGGATTCGGATTGGACTACTCCTGACGAGATGGGCTATCACAGAGAAAGCAAAATGCATCCCGTCGTGCAGCTGTACAACATACCTGAAGACCCCGAAGAAAGGTCAAACTTAGCAAACGCTCGACCTGATGTGGTATACCAACTGTTAAAACGGTTACAATTCCACTACGAGAGATCAGTACTACCTGAGGATGTAGTAACTCACATGGATGCCTCAGATCCTGTCACTCACTTTGATATGGCGTGGACTCCATGGTTGACTTTCAAATAGAATGATATGGCATGGACTTCATGGTTGACTTTCAAATAGAATGATATGGCATGGACTTCATGGTTGACTTTCAAATAGAATGATATGGCATGGACTCCATGGTTGACTTTCAAATAAGAATAATATGGCATGGACTCCATGGTTGATTTTCCAATAGAATAATATGGCATGGACTCCATGGTTGATTTTCCAATAGAATAATATGGCATGGACTCCATGGTTGACTTTCAAATAGAATGATATGGCATGGACTCCATGGTTGACTTTCAAATAGAATGATATGGCATGGACTCCATGGTTGACTTTCAAATAGAATGATATGGCATGGACTCCATGGTTGACTTTCAAATAGAATGATATGACATGGACTCCATGGTTgactttcaaataaaatgatatggcATGGACTCCATGGTTgactttcaaataaaataatatggcATGGACTCCATGGTTGACTTTCAAATAGAATGATATGGTATGGACTCCATGGTTgactttcaaataaaataatatggcATGGACTCCATGGTTgactttcaaataaaataatatggcATGGACTCCATGGTTGACTTTCAAATAGAATGATATGGCATGGACTCCATGGTTGACTTTCAAATAGAATAATATGGCATGGACCCCATGGTTgactttcaaataaaatgatatggcATGGACTCCATGGTTGACTTTCAAATAGAATAATACATCACACATATCACATCTCTTATTTGGAAAGTTTACTTTCTAGATTTATATTCCTATCAATTAAtattagaatgaaaataaaatatcaaatcgGAATATGACACTCGAgctgtattttttgtatttcttttgacGCATATGCCAGTGTGTGTTGTTGCTGGTAACGCATTATCACATTAACATTACTGATATAACTTTTAACCTATTTCAAAACGCTATATAGCTATAGAGGCCTACTAACGCCCCCTCCCCCTATATACTACTACCTGCCGTATCGTAACTTTCAATataataacacatacatacatacatacatacatacatacatacatacatacatacatacatacacgcatacatgcatacacacatacacacacatacatcagaagtcggaagtcggaagtcggaagtcagaagtaagaagtcggaagtcagaagTAAGAAGTCCCTCTACGGCTTTCGTACAAATGCTATGATTTCTCAGCTGACCGACAGATGTATTGGGTATAAGAATTCCCATTTGCTTTAAAACTCTTGACCTTAACAAAAGACATACATACgcgttatacatacatacatacatacatacatacatacatacatacatacacacacacatacatacatacatacatacatacatacatacatacatacatacatacatacatacatacatacatacatacatacatacatacatacattgggCACCAACTTGTTGGAGACTTGGTGAGTTAGGATATACCTTGTAAGAAAGTCATTGTTTGCGCAACTCGAGTCGAGCTATAGTGGAGACATTGCACCAACTACGCAGCTTACACCACATCAATCGCCCGTTTAAAACTTTATTAAAGATAATTTTCTCGAGCTATTAAATATAGTTAAAAGCAGCAGGATATCCCCATGCAAGAGCTGAAACATCACACTACTGAAAGAATTTAAAAGATTGTGATTTTTGAATAGACACCTGTGTGTGATCAGAAATTGACCAATTGGGCTGAGGACGTGCTCACAAATCACCAAGTCATTTTGAGCAACAGGCCACTGCATTTCAGTCACCTTGCACATGTGCAACACATGCTCCCATCAATATATTTTCTCATTCTGGGCTTTGAGTTTGGTATGAGAAGACTGTAATATCGTGGGCACTGTACAGTGCTGGGCGTTTGCAGATAAATAATCTAGTTTGGCTTCTCCACGATTTCGGTAACACATTGGTGAATAAAATTTAATCCCCGTGTCCTCTAAATGTTTACGTCAtctttttaattatttgttgtCGTTTACGAGACTTGAAACCAGCTCTGCGTGCCTCAAAATCTTACGTGATTTCACTGTAGCAGCTGGCACAATACATCTTTAACGCTGTCGTGTTGTGTGGATCAATTTTGCATTGCATAAAGACTATATCGAGCAGACGACGGAGTTACTGTTGTCAGCTTGATTTATTATTACCCAGCGTCCACCGCGGTTGCCACCATCAGCCATATAGCTTAGTAGTTTCTGGTCTACATTCAACATGCATTCGCAAGCTCCGAGTTTTTTATACTTCGCATCCAGTTTTGCTTTCTTTCTATGCTTAGTTTCTCCGAGCTTAGGGCAGACAAAACCTCATATCATTTTCATTCTTGCTGATGATCTTGGCTGGCACGATGTTGGATACCACGACTCTATTATACAAACACCGAATATTGACAAACTTGCAGCCGAGGGAGTCAAACTCGAAAATTACTACGTGACACCGCTGTGTACACCAACGAGATCAGTACTGATGACTGGGCGGAACCAGGTAATAGTTCATGATGTTGAATGTTTTCGCCCGGAGAAATGGGGGGGTTCTCAGTTTCGATCTCCAAGTTATTCACTGAAGTTATTTTGCTCGAATTACAACGACTGCATTACTTTATATTACGTTTATTAGATTAGGAATCTAATCTTATCAGAAATGAACATTTTGTATGAGCGTATCTCATCCATCATATGATAGACACAAAAAGCACAATTGATGTAGGCAAGACTGATGTTAAAATATCATGGAGTTTGAGAAAATAATGGAAATcatgaacaacttttgaaatcaaattgttGTTACacattcaacattttgtttctatttattgTGTGTAAAGTTAAATTAAAcccaaatacatatacacaaaataaGGCCCCTCTCCTCAACTTTTCAAATACTATATTTAAATCATCTGTGAgacataatttgttttgaattttatgATTATGATATTAGAAGATAATTCTGATATTGTAGCGAAGTTACATAAATAAGATTTCTTTGTTTTGCTGTTCTTGAGCCACTGCGTGTCAATGGTAGCCAATTACACCAAATATAGCCACCGTTGATTATAATTGATAGAACCCATGAAAAACAccggtgcatttgcttgaatgaagtgagttAAGGAAGGATTTTATGTAATGaaaaaattaggtaaaaacagTAATAGATACAACACATTAGGGTAGCTATACTGTAGGTTCAGGTGATGTTTTTATCATCcatttaattgtaatataacaCTAACAGTCGTATTCGATTGTTATAACATGTAgtattctatcagtaaacagagttatgggatcctggatcctgtggtgtttatgctttgataattTTCCGGCACTAATTTATATTGTAGTCTTTGtgtgaaacttgtctcattcctgcttaccacgAGCAAGCAAAGGCACGGGTGTTTTTCGCCGGTTGTCACACGCTGCAACATTATGCGCGCGCGGCATacatcaaacaaaaacaaccgTTGCATCATGTCAACAATATGTCATCTCCTTACTTAGCATTTTAACATTTACAATGATAGTCCGTAGTCGTCCAATAAATAACATCAATTTTAAATACTTTTGAAAGACCTGTTGAAATATAATCGTTATGAATTTTAGATTTCtcataaattaaatataagatatgatattctaacattatattttgtaacaccatttttgtttgagatTTCTAGCTAGGATGTGTTCAAATGTTATGATTTCAAAATCTTACTTTTTGTTAATTCCACCATCGGTTGTCAGAGCTCAAGTAAATTCCTATTTTCGTTATTTACTGCTTACCCGTTTCTACTCTTTCTCTACTGTGAGTACACCATGTCCATTCTATTTTCGTTATTTACTGCTTACCCTTTTCTACTTTATCTCTGCTGTAACACCATGTCCGTTCTATGAAGAGTTAATACAGGTTCGTCTTTTCTTGACGGAAAAAATAAAACGATCTGTTGGATTCGTGAAGATTAATCGTCCTGAAGATCTAGTCTGTTCGTTAGTGGTCTCAGTGAAGACTGACTTTATTTCACGTCGAAACCGAATTTCTTTCATTCCGTACAAATACTCATAACTGTCAAAATGGTAAAATCGATTACACGGTAAAAATGGAAatttcaaattaacattttttaaagttCTACAGTACAATAATGATTCCACATTATGCATCTAAAATTATGATTTCAGTGGCATGATTCTGAATAACTGTCTGTTTTCATAGATTAGCACTGGAATGCAACATTTCGTCCTGACGGCTGGAGAAACTAGATGTCTCCCATTGGACGAAGTACTTCTTCCTCAAAAGATGAAAGAAAGTGGTTATGCCACCCATATGGTTGGAAAATGGCATCTTGGTTTTTATAAGTGGGAATGTACACCAAATCATCGAGGATTTGATACATTCTTTGGTac
The Glandiceps talaboti chromosome 6, keGlaTala1.1, whole genome shotgun sequence genome window above contains:
- the LOC144437054 gene encoding arylsulfatase B-like, producing MSAIYIFISLCVLLPCGLANTKPHIIFILADDLGWHDVGYHDSIIQTPNIDRLAAEGVKLENYYVTPLCSPSRSELMTGRYQIHTGMQHHVLVAQEPRCLPLKEVLMPQKLKESGYSTHMVGKWHLGFCHWNCTPNHRGFDTFFGFYLAGGDYFHHTRKCHGHRYECFDLRDGDINVAPDYRDQYSTTLFAEKSQEIIRKHDLDTPLFLYLSFQAVHAPLQVPTQYVTMYKDKIKDWDRRTYAAMTTCMDEAIGNVTKTLKEKGLLENSVIVFSTDNGGALNAGASNWPLKGQKTSLYEGGVRGAAFVWSPHLKPHVKGRVNKELLSIGDWLPTFIHLAGGSTNGTKRLDGRNQWDVISEGNPSNRKEVVHNLDPLRPLSPVYREDEPFHEFSDFDTRVFASIRVGNWKLVTGSAGDSDWTTPDEMGYHRESKMHPVVQLYNIPEDPEERSNLANARPDVVYQLLKRLQFHYERSVLPEDVVTHMDASDPVTHFDMAWTPWLTFK